The Acidimicrobiales bacterium DNA segment AGGGGCATGCCCAGCACGGCGACGTACTTGGACAGGTCGGCGGTGTCCACGTTGCCGCGGACCAAGTGCACAACCCGGCCACAGACGCCGCCGGCCTTGTTGACGGCGTCGAAGAGCGAGTCCACGGCGTCGAAGGGCTGGGAGTCGAGCGAGCCGGTCCCCGCGAGCACCTTCAGCGGGGGCGCCTTGGGATCGACTGCCGGGCATCCTCGTCCGGCTCGCAAGTGCGACCAGTCGCCGTCGAAGCTGTGTCCCGACCACGGCAGCGTCGGGAAGGTGCCGGGGTCGCCGCCGAACGACGGGACCACGGTCGTCGTCGTCGTGCCCCGCTCCTCGGCCGAGGGGGGCTCGCCGACCATGCGCACGCTGTGGCGGTCGCCCACGCCGACCCCAGCGCGGGCGACCGCCATCATCGTCATCGCCACCAGGCACAGCCCTGCGCCCACCTGCCTGCGCCTGCGGGCCGCTTGGTATCGATGCGCACGCGCGACAACGCCCTCCATCGGCGGCACGGGTACCAGCGGGTTGGCGATCAACTCCGCGGCGAACTGTCGAAGGTCAGACACTGCGAACCACCCCCACGACCCGCTCGTCGTCGTCGGCCAAGAGCTTGCCGAGAGTGCGCCGGGCGTCAGCGAGCAGCGACGAAATAGTGCTTCTGCTGACGCCCATGGCGGCACCCACCTGCTCCTCGGTCAGGTCGGCTACGAAACGCAAGACGACTGCCGTGCGTTGCCGCGGCGGCAAATGCCGAACTGCATCCCAAGCCTCCCCGGCGGGGGCAGGTATCTCCCCCGGCGGACGTTGACGGGCAAGCAGCTCGCGCTCCTTAGCTGCCCGCCGCCCCCGCCGCCGGAGGAGGTTCAAGGCGACCCGATAGGTCCACCCGTTCGGGGAGTCCATGGCACCGACTCGGTCCCACCGAGCCAAGGCTCGGGCGAACGCTTCGTCGGCTGCCTCTTGTGCGACGTGGATGTCGCCGGCCACCAGCAGAAGCGAGGTCACCAAGCGCGGGTGCTCTTGGCGGTACCACCCTTCGAAGGTGTCCATGGCGGCTCCCCCCATCGCCTTTACAAGTCCTAGGGTGGGTGAATTGCCGGGTTTTGTCGACGGAAATTCTCGGCCGGTTATCGGGCAATAACTCTGGGTGACATTGAGTCTTTGCCGGGTGACACCGTGTCACCTATTTCTTCAACCGCCAGGCAAGTGCGGGCCGGCGCGGCGGCGTTCGTCGACCCGGACGGTCACGCCGGTGCGGTCGAGGTGGGCGAGCAGCGGCAAGGCGTACTTGCGCGAGGTGCCCAGTGCGGCGCGGACCTCCGACACGGTCACGCCCGTCGGTGTCGCGGCGAGCAGGGCGGCCACCACGTGGGCGGCCCGCTCCACCGCGGAGGCCGAGAACCACACGCCGTCGCACTCCACCAGGAGGCTGCGACGGGCCAGCTCGTCCAGCTCGGCGCGCGTGGCACCCGTCGGCACGGGCGGGGCGAAGGGGTCGGCTTCCAACGCCGCTACCACCGGGTGCGGGCCGGGCCGCCGGGCTCGTCCGCCCACGACCTCCACGTGGGCCATGGCGTCGAGCACCGCCCGCTCTCGTTCGTCGAAGGTGGCGACGTCGACACCCCGGTCGACGGCCGCGGCGACCTTGGCTTCCAGGGCCGCCAACGCAGTGGGGGAGACGGCCCAGCGCCCCACCGTCGGCGGGCGGCCTTGGCCGGTCAACCGCTCCAGCACGTCGACGTCGACCCAGCCTCGTTCGGCGACCACCCGCTCCACCGAACGAGACGGCGCGGCGTGCTTGGCGGGCAGCACCGGCGCCACGTCGAGCACCTCGCCGCCGCCGACCGTCTCCGACCGTCCGGAGTCGCGCAAGACGTAGCGGTCGCCGGGCACCAGCGGCAGTGCCGCCGGCAGGTGGAGGCGCACGCACCCGCCGCCCAGTACCTGCAGCCGCACGGCGTGTTCCCCCGAGCCGAGGTAGGCGAGGTAGGCACCCCGCGGGGTCACGTCGCGGCCCAACGACGTGAACGAGCAGTCGACCGTGCGGGTGGGTTCCCACTGCGACGGCAGCACCAAGGCATCGCCGCGGCGCACGTCACCGTGGGAAACGCCGACGAGGTTCACCGCTACCCGCGTGCCCGCTTCGGCCATCGGCGACGACACCCCCGCCGTCTGCAGCCCCCGCACCCGCACGGCCCGACCGCACACGCCGAGCTCGTCGCCCACGGCCAAGCGTCCGCCGGACAACGTGCCGGTCACCACCGTGCCCGCCCCCCGCACCGGGAACGAGCGGTCGACCCACAGCCGCGGCCGGCCCGAGTCGGCCACCGGGGGCAGCCTGGCCAGCATGCGCCGCAAGGCCGACGCCACGTCCTCGACGCCCGTGCCCGCCACGGCGTCGACGGCCACGAGCTCGGCTTCGGCCAGGAAGGTGCCCGCCACCCGGCGCCGCACCTCTCCGGCAATGTCGGCGCCGGATTTGGTCACGGCGACGACGCCGTCGCGCAGGCCCAGCAACGAGAGCACCCGCAGGTGTTCCTCCGACTGCGGCTTCCACCCCTCGGTCGAGTCGACCACGAACAAGCAGGCGTCCACCGCCCCGACGCCCGCCAGCATGTTCTTGAGGAAGCGCACGTGGCCGGGCACGTCCACGAAGGCGCAGTCGGGGCCGAAGGCGAAGCCCAGGTCGATCGTCAGCCCCCGCGCCTTCTCCTCGGCCCAGCGGTCGGGGTCTGTGCCGGTCAACGCCCGCACCAGCGTCGACTTGCCGTGGTCGACGTGGCCGGCGGTGGCGACGACCCTCATCGACAGGCTTCGGCGACCACCGGGTCGTCGGCGGGATCGACGGCGCGCAGGTCGAGCACGGTGCGCCCGTCGACCACCCGGGCGATGACCGGCGGGTCGAACGAACGCAGTGCTGCCGTCCGGTCGCCGTCCAAGGCGATGCCCGCCGAGGGGATCTCCACCCCGGGCGCGGAGCCGCCGCCGGGCACCGACAGGCACTCCACCACCGTGCCCACGCCGAGGGCGGCGGCCCGTTGCCGCAGGGCCTCGACGGGCACCGACGCCATGCGCCAGAAGGGGATGGCGTCGCCGTCGCGCCGCAGGTAGGCGAGCGCCACGTCTTGCAAGGCGCTCAACACCAGGCCGCCGGGCCGCAGCGCCCGCGCCAGCGGATGACGGGCGCAGCGCTCCACGAACTCGGCCCGTCCGGCCAGCACGCCCGCCTGCGGGCCGCCCAACAACTTGTCGCCCGAGAACGTGACGAGGGATGCGCCCGCGGCCAACGTCTGGCGGGCGGCGGGCTCGTCGGCCAGCCACGCGGGCGGCCCGCCGGGCAACCACGGGGTCGCCGCGTCGAGCAGGCCCGAGCCCAGGTCCACGACCGCCGGCACGCCCAAGGCGCACAGCTCGCGCACCGGCACCGATTCGGTGAACCCCACGATGCGGTAGTTCGACTGGTGCACCTTCAACACCACGGCGCCCTCGGAGAGCGCGGCCCGGTAGTCGCCCAGGCGCGTGCGGTTGGTGGTGCCCACCTCGACCAGGCGGGCGCCCGATTGCGCCAGCACGTCGGGCACCCGGAAGCCCCCGCCGATCTCCACCAGTTCGCCCCGGCTCACCAGCACGTCGCGCTCGGCGGCCAACGCAGCCAGCGCCAGCAGCACGGCGGCCGCCCCGTTGTTCACCACCAGCGCCGCTTCGGCGCCGCACGCCCGGGCCAGGAGGGCGGCGGCCGAGCGGCTGCGCGACCCTCGTCGCCCTGAAGCGAGGTCGAGCTCCACGTTGGCGTAACGCGTCGGCCCCGCCGGCGCGCGGCCCAAGTTGGTGTGCAGCAGCACGCCCGTGGCGTTGACCACCGGGCGGAGCAGGGCCACGGCGACGGCCTCGGCCCGCAGCCGTGCGGAGCCCGGGTCGCCCGCCGCGATCGCCTCTCGTGCGCAGTCGACCAGCAGCGGATGCGGTAGGCCGACGTCGGCCAGCCGGCGTGCCAGCGAGTCGACGGACGGAGGGTGCACGACGGTCAGGTTACGGCTGGGATAGGGCATCATGGCGAGGTGCTGCGCCGTCTCGGCCGTTCCATCGCACTCTTCCTGGTGTGCGCCGCCGCTGTCCCCTTGGCGGTCACCACCACGGCGCTGGCCACCTTCCTGTTCGCCCCGCTGCCGGCCACCCTCCCCGAAGCGCGCCACACCGACGCGTCGCAGATCAGCGTGGTGCTCGACGCCAACGGCGACCAGATCGGCGTGTTCCGGGAGTTCGAGCAGTCGATCCCGGTGGCCGAGAAGGACATCCCCCAGTTCCTGAAGGAAGCAGTCATCTCCGCCGAGGACCAGAACTTCTACAACCACGGTGGTGTCGACGTGCGCGGCAGCCTGCGGGCGCTGGTGGCCGACGTGCGCAGCCAGAGCGTGGTGCAGGGCGGGTCGACCATCACCCAGCAGTACGTGAAGAACGCGTACGTGGGCACTGAGCGCAGCCTGGTGCGCAAGGTGCGGGAGATGATCCTGGCCAGCCAGGTCGACCGGCAGAAGTCAAAAGAGGAGATCCTCTTCCTCTACCTGTCGAACGTCTACCTCGGCAACGGCGCCTACGGCGTGGGGGCGGCGTCGGAGACGTACTTCCGCAAGCCGGTCGGCCAGCTCACGTTGTCGGAAGCCGCCCTGCTTGCGGGCCTCATCCCCGCGCCCAGCCGCTACGAGCCGCGCGGCAACGACGAGTTGGCCGAAGAGAAGCGCATGATCGTGCTCAACAAGATGCTCGAGCAGAAGCGCATCACCCAGCAGCAGTACGACGAAGCGGCGCCGCGCAAGGTGTGGCTGACCACGCAGGGCAAGGCGCCCGGCCCGGCCACCCTCGTGTACCCGCCGCGGGAGCAGAACACCAAGTTCCCGTACTTCATCGACTACGTGCGCCGTTACCTCGAAGGCCGCTACGGCGAGAACGTGGTGTTCAAGGGCGGCCTCACCATCCAGACCACCCTCGACCCCGCGTTGCAGACGGAGGCGGAGCAGGCAGTGGCCAAGAGCCTGGCGGGCTCCAAGCCGCCGGTCGACATGTCGCTGGTGTCGGTGGAGCCGCCCACCGGTTACGTGAAGGCACTGGTCGGCGGGCGCACGTTTGACGAGTCGCAGGTGAACCTGGCGCTGGGCGGTTGCCCGGTGAAGCACAAGGTGCGCATCGAGGTGGCGGCCAGCTGCTGGGAGGAGCCGACGGTCGGCGGCGGCGGCCTCGGTAAGCAGCCGGGTTCGGCGTTCAAGGCGTTCGTGCTCGCCGCCGCCTATGCCAAGGGTTACTCGCCCGCCAAGACGTACTCGGCGCCCGCGGTGTTCCGCATTCCCAACTGCACCCCTCGGGGCGAGAACAAGTGCGAGATCCACAACAGCGAGGGAGGCGGCGGCGGTAGCGCGACGATCAAGTCGGCCAGCGTCCACTCCATCAACACCGTCTACGCCCAGATGGTCCGCGACGTGGGCTGCAAGGAGACGGGCGAGATGGCCAAGAAGCTGGGCGTCACCTCTGCCTTCTACAGCCCCGACACCCACGGCTGCACGGGCGTCTACGCCCTCGGCGTGATCGACGTGTCGCCTCTCGACATGGCCGCCTCCTACGGCGTCTTCGCCAACCGGGGCATCCGCCAGAAGGCGACCCCCGTGCTCATCGTGCGGGCCGCCGACGGGCGGGTGCTGGAGGACAACACCGAACGCAAGGGAGAGCGGGTCATCGAAGAAGTCGTGGCCGACAACGTGACCGACACCCTGCGCGGCGTCCTCACCAGCGGCACCGGCACGCGGGCCGACATCGGCCGCCCGGCGGCAGGCAAGACCGGCACCGGCCAGAACTACACCAACGCCTATTTCGTGGGCTACACCCCGACCCTGTCGACCGCGGTGTGGATGGGCCACCGCACCAACCAGAAGGACCCGCTCGTCAACATCCGCGGGCCCTACGGGACGGTGAGCCGCGTGTTCGGCGGCACCATCCCGGCCGACACGTGGCGGCGGTTCATGTCGGCCGCCCTCAAGGACGTGCCGGTCACCGAGTTCTCCGAGCCTGCCCCCATCAAGCCCTTGGCCGATGCCCTCAAGCGCCGCGCACGCGAGGGCTTCGATCCCGGCAACAAGCGGTCGGTGCGCGACACCGAGAGCGGCGGGCCGTACATGATCGCCCCGCCCGACCCCAAGGTCGACCCGCCCACGACCACCACCACCGAGCCCGACGACCCCACCCCGACGACGAGCTCGACGACCACCACCACGACCCTCTTCGGCCGACCAGGCGACGACTAACGGCGCGAACTTGCCCCCGAAACGTTGCGGTTTCCGCAACGTTTTCTACGCAAGTTCGGCGGGAGGTTACGGCGGCGGGGGTTGCGGTGCGGGCGCGGGAGCGGTGCGGTCGCCCGCCCCGCTGACGTTGCCCGAGGGGCACTTCAGCACCCGGTCGCAGGCGGCCCGGATGGGCACGGAGAAGTACACGCCGTCACTGCGGAAACCGAGCGGCGCGTAGGCACGCGAGGCGATGCCCAGCACCTGGCCCTCGGAGTTCACCAACGGCCCGCCCCGGAAGTGGGTGCCCACCGCGGCGTCGCTTTGGATGGCCGTGCCCGACACGTCGGCCACGAAGCCCTGCGACACCGACGCGCCCGCCGCCCCCAACCCCGACACCGAGAAGACCCGCTCGCCTGTCTTCAACGCCGGTTCCCGAGGGGCGAAGGCCAGCTTGGGCTGGTTGCCCCGGGGCAGCACGATGACGGCGAGGTCGCGCTCGGGCTGCCAGGTCCACAGAGTGACGCGCACCTCGTTGTCGCCCTTGCGCAGGAACACCTGGGGGCCGGGGTTGAATGTGGCGGCCCGCACCACGTCGTACGACGTGACCAGCAGGGTCTCGTCGGAATCGGAGGCCACCGCGAAGGCGGAGCCCACCGAGGGCTGGCCCGCGTCGTCGAGGGTGCGGACGTACCACATGGCGCCCTGCACCTTCTTGACCAGTTCTTCGAGCGTCTCGCCTTCGGCCCGGATCTTCTTGAGCGGCTCGAGCTCCTTCTGGATCTCGGCCCGGGCGTTCTCCTGCTCGGCCTCGATGGTGTCGACCGCCGTCTTGAAGCGGTCGTCGAAACCGGTCACGAAGGTCTCGACGGTCTTGGCCGTGGAGTCCTGCTTGAACTCGTAATAGGAGTAGAAGGCCACGCCGCTGCCGGCCGCGCCGATGGCGAAGGCCAGGATCAACGTCGCCATGCCGAGGACGGTGCGGGGGATGAGCCGCTGCCGCCAGGCGGCGCTGGCGCGTGGTGCGGCACCGGCTGTGGTCGCCATCGGCCGAAGGGTAGCCGCCGGGTAGGGTGGGCAAATGCTCGGGGTGCTCGCCCTGCTCTTCCTCGTGGTGCCCTTCGCCGAGCTGTTCGTGCTGCTCAAGGTCGGCCAGCTGATCGGCGCCTTGGAGACCGTGGCCCTGTTGGTCGTCGTCAGCGTGGTCGGTGCCTGGCTGGTCAAACGCGAGGGTCTTGGCGTGCTGCGGCGGGCCCAACAGCGGGTGCAGCAAGGCTCTGTCCCCGGTCGCGAGCTGGTCGACGGCGTGCTCATCCTCTTCGCCGGCGCCCTCCTGCTGACGCCCGGTTTCCTCACCGACATCCTCGGGATCCTGTTGCTGTTGCCTCCGGTGCGAGCGGCCTTGCGCTCCTCGACGGTGGCGTGGCTGGGACGGCGGGCGGGCGTGGGCGTGGTGCGGTACCGCCGATGACCGTCGAGGTCCGCGACGCCGCCACCGTGATGCTGGTGCGCGACGTCGACGACGGCTTCGAGGTCTTCATGCTTCGGCGCAGCCTCAACTCCGACTTCGTGGGCGGTGCCTACGTCTTCCCTGGCGGCGCCGTCGACGAGGCCGACCGCCACGCCGACCTGGAGGCCGTGTGCCGGGGCCGCTCCGACGACGCCGCCAGCGTCATGCTCGGCATCGACTCCGGCGGCCTGGCCTACTGGGTGGCCGCCATCCGGGAGTGCTTCGAGGAAGCGGGTGTGTTGCTGGCCTACGACCCCGACCAAGGCGGCGAGGTCATTTCGTTCGCCGACCCCGAGGTGAAGGATCGCTTCGCCCGCCACCGCGCCGCCGTCGACTCGGGGGAGCGCCGGCTGGTCGACGTGTGCCAGGACGAAGGGCTGCAACTGGCGGTCGACCGCATCCACTACTTCAGCCACTGGATCACGCCGGTCGGCCCGCCCCGCCGCTACGACACCCGCTTCTTCGTATGCGCGGCGCCCCCCGAGCAGGTGCCGTTGCACGACGACCGCGAGACGATCGCCAACCGCTGGGTGCGCCCCACCGACGCGCTGGCGCTGCACGAGAAGGGCGAGCTCGACCTGATCTTCCCGACGATCAAGAACCTCGAAGCCATCGCCCGCTTCGACAGCAGCGGCGAGTTGCTCGACGCCGCTGCGGCCATCGAGGAGGTGCCCACCATCCTCCCTCGCATCACCGCCGACGAACACGGCGTGCGCATCCTGCTGCCCGGCGATCCGGGCTACGACGAGGCGCTCAACAACCCGCCGCCCGAGGGCATCGCCATCCCTCGATGACAGCCGGCGTAGTGGAAACCCTCAGCCCCTTGGTGCGGCGCGTCCTGGCGCCCAACCCGGGGATCATGACCGGCCCCGGCACCAACACCTACCTGGTCGGGCGCGACGAGCTCGCCGTCATCGACCCCGGTCCCGACGACTCCGAAGAGCACCTCGACACCGTGGCCGCGGCGGGCGACGGTCGCATCCGCTGGGTGCTCGTCACCCACACCCACGCCGACCACTCGCCCGGTGCTGCCGGGCTCAAGGCCCGCACCGGCGCCCAGGTGCTCGGCTTCGACGAACGCGACGGCTTCGTGCCCGACACGGCCATCGGCGACGGGTGGACGCTCGACGCCGCCGACTTCCGCTTGGTGGCCGTCCACACGCCGGGCCACGCCTCGAACCACCTCTGCTACCGCTTGGAGGACGAGCGGCTGCTGTTCTCCGGCGATCACATCATGAGCGGCTCGACCGTCGTCATCGCCCCGCCCGACGGCGACATGGCCGCCTATTTCAAGGCGTTGGAGAAGGTCAGGGAGCTTCGCCTCGACGGCGTCGCCCCCGGGCACGGGCCGTTCCTCGACGACCCCTACGCCGTCATCGACCACTACCTCACCCACCGCCAGGCCCGCGAGGCGGCCATCGAAGAGGCCCTGGTGCACGCCGAGCGGGCTCGGGTGCCCGACCTGGTTGAGGCCGTCTACACCGACGTGCCCGACATCCTGCACCCCATCGCCCGGTGGTCGGTATGGGCGCACCTGCGCAAGTTGGCCGCCGAGGGCCGGGCGGTGGCGCTCGACGCCGACGACATCGATGCGGAGTGGCGCGCGCCAGGTCGGTAGGGCATCGAAGACGATGCGTCGAAGTAGTACCTGAGCGTATGGCCGAGCGCGAGACGGGCAACCGTCCTCTGATCCCGCTGCACAAGGCAGCCGAATACCTCCACCTGCCGGTGGAGGCGGTTGCGGCCATGACCGATGCCGGGTACCTCCGCCCGTCGGGCGCCGGGCCGGACGGCCCCGAGTTCCTCCTTGTCGACCTCAAGTCCTACCTGGCTCGAAATGCCGACAACGGATCGGGAAATCACCTGCTGAGCCTCGGCTTCGACGGCGCCGCTCCGCAGGACCTGCTCGACGGGCTGAGCCGACGCACCGAGGAGATGGCCCGCCGCTCGTTCGACATCTTCGCCTCCGTCTTCCCCGAGGCCACCCGCTGGTCGATCAGCGAACAGGCCCGGTTCATCGAACAGTCGAGGGGGCGCTTCGACGCCATCCTGGCCGTGGCGGGCCAAGGGGTCGAAGTCGACGAGGCGCTCATCGGTGACCTGCAGGAGGTCGGTGCCGCCGCCGCGTGGGAGGACTCCCCACTGCCGCAACTGCTGGTGATCCTGCGCATCTCGCGCGACCTGGTGGTGCAGACGGCCATCGAGCTGGCCGAGGCCGACGGCTTGGCGCTGTCGCTGTTGCTGACCCGGGTGCTGCCCGCCATGGACCGCCTCACCGACGCGCTGGCCCAGGGGTACTGGGCTGCCGTGGTCGGGCGGGAGGAAGAGGCCAAGGCTCGCTACGAGCACGTCGTCGAGCACTCCTCCGACGGTGTGTACGAGGTCGACATGGCGGGCTGCATCTCCTACGCCAACCCGTCGCTTGTCGTCATGCTCGGCCGCCGCCGCGACCAGCTCGAAGGCAAGATGCTGAGCGACCTGTTGGTGCCGCTCGACCCGTCGGTGTCGATCGACGCCCTCATCACCCAGGACGACGAGAGCTCCGCACCCGTCCGTCTCGCCGTGGTGCGCCACGACGGCGTGCGCCGGGTGCTCGACATCCGCACGCTGCCCCGCCGGGTCGACGGCGAGCTGGTGGGGTTCCAGGGCGTGGTGCGCGACGTCACCACCGCGCACGACCTCGAAGCCGACAAGAACGAGTTCCTCGCCCTCGTCACCAACGAC contains these protein-coding regions:
- a CDS encoding sigma-70 family RNA polymerase sigma factor, which gives rise to MDTFEGWYRQEHPRLVTSLLLVAGDIHVAQEAADEAFARALARWDRVGAMDSPNGWTYRVALNLLRRRGRRAAKERELLARQRPPGEIPAPAGEAWDAVRHLPPRQRTAVVLRFVADLTEEQVGAAMGVSRSTISSLLADARRTLGKLLADDDERVVGVVRSV
- the selB gene encoding selenocysteine-specific translation elongation factor → MRVVATAGHVDHGKSTLVRALTGTDPDRWAEEKARGLTIDLGFAFGPDCAFVDVPGHVRFLKNMLAGVGAVDACLFVVDSTEGWKPQSEEHLRVLSLLGLRDGVVAVTKSGADIAGEVRRRVAGTFLAEAELVAVDAVAGTGVEDVASALRRMLARLPPVADSGRPRLWVDRSFPVRGAGTVVTGTLSGGRLAVGDELGVCGRAVRVRGLQTAGVSSPMAEAGTRVAVNLVGVSHGDVRRGDALVLPSQWEPTRTVDCSFTSLGRDVTPRGAYLAYLGSGEHAVRLQVLGGGCVRLHLPAALPLVPGDRYVLRDSGRSETVGGGEVLDVAPVLPAKHAAPSRSVERVVAERGWVDVDVLERLTGQGRPPTVGRWAVSPTALAALEAKVAAAVDRGVDVATFDERERAVLDAMAHVEVVGGRARRPGPHPVVAALEADPFAPPVPTGATRAELDELARRSLLVECDGVWFSASAVERAAHVVAALLAATPTGVTVSEVRAALGTSRKYALPLLAHLDRTGVTVRVDERRRAGPHLPGG
- the selA gene encoding L-seryl-tRNA(Sec) selenium transferase, whose translation is MMPYPSRNLTVVHPPSVDSLARRLADVGLPHPLLVDCAREAIAAGDPGSARLRAEAVAVALLRPVVNATGVLLHTNLGRAPAGPTRYANVELDLASGRRGSRSRSAAALLARACGAEAALVVNNGAAAVLLALAALAAERDVLVSRGELVEIGGGFRVPDVLAQSGARLVEVGTTNRTRLGDYRAALSEGAVVLKVHQSNYRIVGFTESVPVRELCALGVPAVVDLGSGLLDAATPWLPGGPPAWLADEPAARQTLAAGASLVTFSGDKLLGGPQAGVLAGRAEFVERCARHPLARALRPGGLVLSALQDVALAYLRRDGDAIPFWRMASVPVEALRQRAAALGVGTVVECLSVPGGGSAPGVEIPSAGIALDGDRTAALRSFDPPVIARVVDGRTVLDLRAVDPADDPVVAEACR
- a CDS encoding transglycosylase domain-containing protein, whose translation is MLRRLGRSIALFLVCAAAVPLAVTTTALATFLFAPLPATLPEARHTDASQISVVLDANGDQIGVFREFEQSIPVAEKDIPQFLKEAVISAEDQNFYNHGGVDVRGSLRALVADVRSQSVVQGGSTITQQYVKNAYVGTERSLVRKVREMILASQVDRQKSKEEILFLYLSNVYLGNGAYGVGAASETYFRKPVGQLTLSEAALLAGLIPAPSRYEPRGNDELAEEKRMIVLNKMLEQKRITQQQYDEAAPRKVWLTTQGKAPGPATLVYPPREQNTKFPYFIDYVRRYLEGRYGENVVFKGGLTIQTTLDPALQTEAEQAVAKSLAGSKPPVDMSLVSVEPPTGYVKALVGGRTFDESQVNLALGGCPVKHKVRIEVAASCWEEPTVGGGGLGKQPGSAFKAFVLAAAYAKGYSPAKTYSAPAVFRIPNCTPRGENKCEIHNSEGGGGGSATIKSASVHSINTVYAQMVRDVGCKETGEMAKKLGVTSAFYSPDTHGCTGVYALGVIDVSPLDMAASYGVFANRGIRQKATPVLIVRAADGRVLEDNTERKGERVIEEVVADNVTDTLRGVLTSGTGTRADIGRPAAGKTGTGQNYTNAYFVGYTPTLSTAVWMGHRTNQKDPLVNIRGPYGTVSRVFGGTIPADTWRRFMSAALKDVPVTEFSEPAPIKPLADALKRRAREGFDPGNKRSVRDTESGGPYMIAPPDPKVDPPTTTTTEPDDPTPTTSSTTTTTTLFGRPGDD
- a CDS encoding serine protease yields the protein MATTAGAAPRASAAWRQRLIPRTVLGMATLILAFAIGAAGSGVAFYSYYEFKQDSTAKTVETFVTGFDDRFKTAVDTIEAEQENARAEIQKELEPLKKIRAEGETLEELVKKVQGAMWYVRTLDDAGQPSVGSAFAVASDSDETLLVTSYDVVRAATFNPGPQVFLRKGDNEVRVTLWTWQPERDLAVIVLPRGNQPKLAFAPREPALKTGERVFSVSGLGAAGASVSQGFVADVSGTAIQSDAAVGTHFRGGPLVNSEGQVLGIASRAYAPLGFRSDGVYFSVPIRAACDRVLKCPSGNVSGAGDRTAPAPAPQPPPP
- a CDS encoding FxsA family protein, which translates into the protein MLGVLALLFLVVPFAELFVLLKVGQLIGALETVALLVVVSVVGAWLVKREGLGVLRRAQQRVQQGSVPGRELVDGVLILFAGALLLTPGFLTDILGILLLLPPVRAALRSSTVAWLGRRAGVGVVRYRR
- a CDS encoding MBL fold metallo-hydrolase; the protein is METLSPLVRRVLAPNPGIMTGPGTNTYLVGRDELAVIDPGPDDSEEHLDTVAAAGDGRIRWVLVTHTHADHSPGAAGLKARTGAQVLGFDERDGFVPDTAIGDGWTLDAADFRLVAVHTPGHASNHLCYRLEDERLLFSGDHIMSGSTVVIAPPDGDMAAYFKALEKVRELRLDGVAPGHGPFLDDPYAVIDHYLTHRQAREAAIEEALVHAERARVPDLVEAVYTDVPDILHPIARWSVWAHLRKLAAEGRAVALDADDIDAEWRAPGR
- a CDS encoding ATP-binding protein; its protein translation is MAERETGNRPLIPLHKAAEYLHLPVEAVAAMTDAGYLRPSGAGPDGPEFLLVDLKSYLARNADNGSGNHLLSLGFDGAAPQDLLDGLSRRTEEMARRSFDIFASVFPEATRWSISEQARFIEQSRGRFDAILAVAGQGVEVDEALIGDLQEVGAAAAWEDSPLPQLLVILRISRDLVVQTAIELAEADGLALSLLLTRVLPAMDRLTDALAQGYWAAVVGREEEAKARYEHVVEHSSDGVYEVDMAGCISYANPSLVVMLGRRRDQLEGKMLSDLLVPLDPSVSIDALITQDDESSAPVRLAVVRHDGVRRVLDIRTLPRRVDGELVGFQGVVRDVTTAHDLEADKNEFLALVTNDLRTPLTMILGLGATLESHSDELTAERIRRMGASIRGQAERISRLADDLYDMSRLEASALLLSPRPVDLANVVESALASVGDVSGVEVVIPAGVDVLADARRLEQVIANLVENAIEHGAAPVRVELVGIEDSAIEVAIVDHGDGVPPALVPTLFSRLRTLSRPNRDRSRGTGLGLSLVKGLVEAMGGRVWYEPAHPVGASFHVTLPTPRRRPVEGVL